The Desulfobaculum bizertense DSM 18034 genomic interval CCCCTGATAGCTTGCGCCTTTGATGCTGAGGAATTATGAAAGGAGGGCAACCTGAAACAAAAGAGAGCGAGAATGCGAGGAGTGACGAGGCGTACGCGCCGACTTTTTGAAACGAAATCGGGCCGAGTGGTACTGCTGCCACTAGACCACGGCGCGAGTGAAGGAATGCTGTCTGGCCTGGAGGCATACCCGGAACTGATACGCGAGCTGAACGAGACGCCAGTGCAAGGCGTTATACTAAATAAAGGACTGGCGAGAACGCTAAATGCGTCCATTCCTTTGTCGACTCAGCTGATCGTGCAACTCACCGCAGGGACCAAACACGGAGTCCCGACCTATAACCAAAGTTTGGTGTGCACGCCGGAGGAAGCGCTGCGACTGGGAGCAGACGCTGTGAGCTTCCAAATGACGATTGGCAACGATCTTGAAGAAAAAATGCTGCAAGAATTTGCAGCAACAGTAGATAATGCCCACCAACTCGGATTACCCCTGATCGCGTCTATTTCAGCGCGAGGCGGACAAATCGTGAATGAACTGGACTCGTCACTTGTTGGACACTGTATCCGCCTTGGCGGAGAACTGGGGGCAGACGCTGTGTGCG includes:
- a CDS encoding class I fructose-bisphosphate aldolase, with translation MRGVTRRTRRLFETKSGRVVLLPLDHGASEGMLSGLEAYPELIRELNETPVQGVILNKGLARTLNASIPLSTQLIVQLTAGTKHGVPTYNQSLVCTPEEALRLGADAVSFQMTIGNDLEEKMLQEFAATVDNAHQLGLPLIASISARGGQIVNELDSSLVGHCIRLGGELGADAVCVPYSGSASSFTRAVQLSPIPVLVMGGPMQPNWKNFLGTMKQALKTGISGVSVGRNIFQHKEPKQALKELCELIHEPEPEEENGHI